In Bythopirellula goksoeyrii, a single window of DNA contains:
- a CDS encoding PEP-CTERM sorting domain-containing protein, producing MRKIMQSFFSGGLSLALVGSLLLCLTATASAGTVIGVSQDPPPPMGPFVGDNENEDMIMVGDPSNPIPITPDPETDNPWMKQFIINRDGQGWSTSGPGSMVSVMEFITLGPPTSSHPVTIVDWHEDIDPTVGDGGLFKWAGGVIETPVGAFPGMTSTDGLSIWFEFPPLPPGAVFKITKNLMFNGSGPITPGPNGENDYLIKVNERPSIPEPSSLLLGGLALLGAVGFRRRQI from the coding sequence ATGCGTAAGATCATGCAGAGCTTTTTTTCTGGTGGGCTCTCCCTCGCACTTGTTGGCTCGTTGCTGCTTTGTTTGACGGCGACTGCTTCGGCTGGCACCGTGATTGGGGTGTCCCAGGATCCACCTCCTCCCATGGGTCCCTTCGTTGGCGACAACGAAAACGAAGATATGATCATGGTCGGTGATCCATCAAATCCGATCCCCATCACACCGGATCCGGAGACGGACAACCCCTGGATGAAACAGTTTATCATCAACCGCGATGGTCAAGGCTGGTCTACAAGTGGCCCCGGATCGATGGTCAGTGTCATGGAGTTCATCACCCTTGGCCCCCCTACTTCATCGCATCCCGTAACAATCGTTGACTGGCACGAAGACATCGACCCAACTGTGGGCGATGGCGGTCTTTTTAAGTGGGCTGGTGGTGTGATTGAAACTCCGGTTGGTGCGTTCCCAGGAATGACCAGTACCGATGGCCTATCGATCTGGTTTGAATTCCCTCCACTTCCTCCGGGCGCCGTGTTCAAAATCACCAAGAACTTGATGTTTAATGGTAGTGGCCCGATCACGCCGGGGCCAAACGGGGAAAACGATTACCTCATTAAGGTCAACGAGCGGCCTTCGATTCCCGAACCAAGCTCGTTGCTACTCGGCGGATTGGCGTTGCTCGGCGCGGTCGGCTTTCGGCGGCGTCAGATTTAG
- the rpmA gene encoding 50S ribosomal protein L27 produces the protein MAHKKGQGSSRNGRDSNGQRRGVKRYGGENVIPGNILVRQLGNKFHPGKGVGQGKDFTLFALIEGQVMFDREGRRINVIPVA, from the coding sequence ATGGCTCATAAAAAAGGACAAGGCTCCAGCCGCAACGGTCGTGATTCCAACGGACAACGCCGCGGTGTGAAGCGCTACGGCGGCGAAAACGTCATTCCCGGCAACATTCTCGTTCGTCAACTCGGCAACAAGTTCCACCCCGGCAAGGGCGTGGGCCAAGGAAAAGATTTTACCTTGTTTGCCTTGATTGAAGGTCAAGTCATGTTCGACCGCGAAGGTCGACGGATCAACGTGATACCCGTTGCCTAG
- a CDS encoding type III pantothenate kinase — MSETADLLAVDVGTSRVKFGWFPAEIACLNDPVTSTLPIASPQLPLPDETFACRHRDVPPDELAEQIAEWLTQLEVQQTQVALSSVSPEATKSVAEILAQHGFSSVKVLTSGDLSLEVQVIEPNRVGIDRLLSAVAVNRVRNADRSAIVMDLGTAVTVDLISHHGVFLGGAILPGWSLAAAALHGGTSSLPLLSSDNIQLPEHDLGKCTTEAIAAGLTWGLIGALEKLIEKYTELSEGTPQLFLTGGDAPMVLDALSESTGPVRHISHLILAGIAIVSEAKR; from the coding sequence ATGAGCGAAACGGCGGATCTGTTGGCGGTGGACGTCGGCACTAGCCGCGTGAAATTCGGCTGGTTTCCTGCTGAGATTGCCTGTTTGAATGACCCTGTAACGAGTACCTTACCAATTGCTAGTCCCCAGCTGCCTCTGCCCGACGAGACGTTTGCTTGCCGACATCGAGACGTGCCCCCGGACGAACTGGCTGAGCAAATTGCCGAGTGGCTTACGCAGCTGGAAGTTCAGCAGACTCAGGTTGCCCTCTCCTCAGTAAGCCCCGAAGCAACAAAGTCGGTCGCGGAGATACTAGCCCAGCACGGTTTTTCTTCTGTGAAGGTGCTGACCTCTGGTGATTTGTCACTGGAGGTTCAAGTAATAGAACCCAATCGTGTTGGCATCGATCGATTGCTCAGCGCAGTAGCCGTGAATCGAGTTCGCAATGCTGACCGGTCGGCCATCGTGATGGATCTGGGAACCGCAGTCACGGTCGATCTCATAAGTCATCACGGAGTCTTTCTCGGTGGAGCAATCCTACCTGGCTGGTCCCTCGCCGCTGCCGCCCTGCATGGGGGTACCAGTTCACTACCACTCCTTTCCTCGGATAACATCCAACTTCCTGAGCACGACTTGGGCAAATGCACCACCGAAGCCATCGCAGCGGGACTCACTTGGGGCCTGATTGGTGCTCTGGAGAAATTGATCGAGAAGTACACCGAACTTTCGGAAGGCACCCCTCAACTCTTTCTAACCGGCGGCGATGCGCCGATGGTCCTGGACGCACTCAGCGAAAGCACGGGACCCGTACGTCATATCTCACATCTCATTCTCGCAGGGATCGCTATCGTGAGTGAGGCGAAACGGTGA
- a CDS encoding CoA-binding protein, translating to MSRPTVAIIGASADRSKFGNKSVRAHQAQGYEVFPINPKGGEIEGLTVYTSLAEVPAERLTRVSLYVPPAVGINLLAEIATKGCDELWLNPGSESDELVAAAKEMGLEPIVACSIVDLGVSPGELG from the coding sequence ATGTCTCGCCCTACCGTCGCTATTATCGGTGCCAGTGCCGACCGCAGTAAGTTCGGCAACAAATCGGTTCGTGCCCATCAGGCCCAAGGGTATGAAGTGTTTCCGATCAACCCCAAGGGGGGCGAAATCGAAGGGCTGACCGTTTACACGTCGCTGGCCGAGGTCCCCGCCGAGCGGCTTACTCGGGTGAGTCTCTATGTGCCCCCCGCGGTCGGGATCAACCTTCTCGCGGAGATCGCCACCAAAGGCTGCGACGAGTTGTGGCTCAATCCGGGAAGCGAGAGCGACGAACTGGTCGCTGCCGCCAAGGAGATGGGGCTCGAACCGATCGTGGCGTGTAGCATTGTTGATCTGGGGGTCAGTCCTGGGGAGTTGGGGTAA
- a CDS encoding NfeD family protein, whose amino-acid sequence MAPDRLSDSPVRRHFRPILWFGVWSYSFCLLTGASWGASDPTAPPPERTDQLAGLVRVYLPLTGSADQVLQNTIRRLRDRLLVQAKEQKDSRRPLLVLQLDTQQVGEDAGESRFERAFSLARFLCSREMAGVKTVAYVPHNLKGHGVLLALASEEIVMSGDATIGAAGADEAADGAIQQTLVSAYREIAETQRTIPVALAVGMIDPQVEVLQVEAEDGTHFLLQEEFDEFTANHEIINEKVLVPEGTLAEFDGREGRQFGFVKYLASSRKGLATALDVSLDSLAEDESLAEDWRPVVIDVTGELTAQTASRVETLLGVSIEQQNANWICMRIDSSGGDIEAGLRIASALARLDANSVRTVAYVPAEATGAAALVALACDQLAMAPTARLSSVTAKAKKPGDAAARENAAAVQSIRQSLSQRTDHPWSLLSAMIDPTIELAEYQNKETGDTRFLSPAELQEMDDAAAWQHRDDIELEKGRLSFDGQQALERGVAWRTVDTFDELKQPFGLQGEISNPQPNLALEFIEALATPELAMILLMVGFAGIYIELRTPGVGIGAFIGAVALLLFFWSKYLNGTAGWLEVLLFAGGFCFVMLEFFVIPGFGVFGLGGGAMMLASLVLASLTFVRPHSEPEVEELSRSVGTVALAGLGMMAIVLVTRRYLPQAPLFRQIVLEPPHDEELDELGMRESLADYANLIGMQGTAATDLRPSGKARINHELIDVIAEGEPLDNGTPIVVVEARGSRVVVQAAEQS is encoded by the coding sequence ATGGCACCCGACCGACTGTCCGACTCGCCCGTGCGACGGCACTTCCGCCCGATACTTTGGTTTGGAGTATGGAGCTATTCATTCTGCCTCCTGACGGGAGCAAGCTGGGGAGCCTCGGATCCTACCGCACCACCGCCAGAAAGAACTGATCAACTGGCTGGGCTTGTGCGGGTCTATCTGCCCCTGACCGGAAGTGCCGATCAGGTATTGCAAAACACGATTCGGCGGCTGCGCGATCGATTGCTCGTGCAAGCCAAGGAGCAGAAGGATTCCCGGCGACCTCTACTCGTGCTTCAGCTCGACACCCAGCAGGTGGGTGAAGACGCCGGCGAGAGTCGGTTTGAGCGTGCCTTCTCGCTAGCGCGCTTTCTTTGTAGTCGAGAAATGGCTGGCGTGAAAACCGTGGCGTACGTTCCACACAACTTGAAGGGGCACGGTGTGTTGTTGGCCCTGGCGAGCGAAGAGATCGTGATGAGCGGCGACGCGACGATCGGTGCCGCCGGAGCCGATGAAGCAGCAGACGGTGCGATTCAGCAGACCCTGGTTTCTGCCTACCGAGAAATCGCCGAAACGCAACGGACGATTCCGGTTGCACTCGCCGTGGGGATGATCGATCCCCAAGTGGAAGTTTTGCAAGTCGAAGCAGAGGATGGCACACACTTCTTGCTCCAGGAAGAGTTCGACGAGTTCACCGCGAATCACGAAATCATCAATGAGAAAGTGCTGGTCCCGGAAGGAACACTCGCTGAGTTCGATGGACGAGAGGGGCGTCAATTTGGTTTTGTGAAATACCTGGCCTCCTCGCGGAAAGGTTTGGCGACGGCGCTGGATGTTTCCCTTGATTCGCTTGCCGAGGACGAAAGCCTGGCTGAGGATTGGCGACCCGTGGTGATTGACGTGACGGGCGAATTGACAGCACAAACTGCGAGTCGAGTCGAGACCCTCTTGGGGGTTTCCATAGAACAGCAAAATGCCAACTGGATCTGTATGCGGATCGACAGCTCTGGCGGCGATATCGAAGCGGGACTGCGAATTGCTTCCGCGCTGGCCCGACTGGATGCAAACTCTGTGCGGACCGTGGCCTATGTGCCCGCCGAGGCCACGGGTGCCGCGGCGTTGGTGGCTCTCGCCTGCGACCAATTGGCGATGGCCCCCACGGCAAGGCTCTCGTCGGTCACTGCGAAAGCAAAGAAGCCGGGAGATGCAGCGGCGCGGGAAAATGCAGCAGCCGTTCAATCTATTCGGCAATCGCTCTCGCAGCGCACCGACCATCCATGGTCGTTGCTCTCGGCGATGATTGACCCCACGATTGAGCTTGCCGAATATCAAAACAAGGAAACTGGTGATACACGGTTCTTATCCCCAGCCGAACTTCAAGAGATGGACGACGCGGCCGCTTGGCAACACCGCGATGACATCGAACTGGAGAAGGGAAGATTGAGCTTTGATGGACAGCAAGCACTCGAGCGTGGCGTCGCCTGGCGAACCGTAGATACGTTTGACGAACTAAAGCAGCCTTTTGGCTTGCAAGGAGAAATCTCCAATCCTCAACCCAATCTCGCCCTGGAGTTTATCGAGGCGTTGGCAACGCCCGAGTTGGCAATGATCTTGCTGATGGTGGGCTTTGCTGGGATCTATATCGAGCTGCGCACACCCGGTGTTGGCATTGGGGCTTTCATCGGTGCGGTGGCGCTCTTGCTCTTCTTTTGGAGTAAATATCTCAACGGCACCGCCGGCTGGCTTGAAGTTCTGCTGTTCGCCGGCGGCTTTTGCTTCGTCATGCTGGAATTCTTTGTGATCCCTGGCTTCGGCGTCTTCGGCTTGGGCGGTGGAGCAATGATGCTGGCCTCGTTAGTGCTGGCAAGTCTTACTTTTGTTCGGCCGCATAGTGAACCCGAAGTGGAAGAACTTTCTCGTTCGGTCGGAACGGTCGCCTTGGCGGGGCTGGGGATGATGGCCATTGTGCTGGTGACGCGGCGGTACCTGCCGCAGGCACCCTTGTTTCGGCAGATCGTTCTAGAGCCTCCACATGACGAGGAATTGGACGAACTGGGCATGCGCGAATCGTTGGCCGACTACGCAAACCTGATAGGGATGCAAGGCACCGCCGCGACCGACCTGCGACCTTCTGGCAAGGCGCGAATCAACCACGAGCTGATCGACGTGATCGCCGAAGGAGAACCACTGGATAATGGGACACCCATTGTTGTTGTCGAAGCCCGGGGATCGCGAGTGGTAGTGCAGGCTGCTGAGCAGAGCTGA
- the obgE gene encoding GTPase ObgE yields the protein MCIPFSFPLVLTHFPAMFVDRVTVEVEAGKGGDGCVSFRREKYVPRGGPDGGDGGHGGSVIVVAEAGVDSLQMLVHRKHWHARSGTPGGSKNCHGANADDLTILVPPGTVVIDADHDFVLKDLEAAGEQVIAARGGKGGKGNTRFKSSTNQVPREHTRGGPGEGRRITFELKVIADVGLLGKPNAGKSTLLSRVSRARPEIADYPFTTKIPNLGIVQVDIDHALVMADIPGLIEGAHSGAGLGHEFLRHVERTRVLVHLIEPMPMDGTDPIENYHAIRSEVEKYDIDLANRPEIVAISKAELPGAEEVRSDLEQTIGKPVMLFSSVTGQGLSELVRKAYTILGETRQTT from the coding sequence GTGTGCATCCCTTTTTCATTTCCCCTCGTACTTACTCACTTCCCCGCCATGTTTGTCGATCGTGTTACCGTTGAAGTTGAGGCTGGCAAAGGAGGTGACGGCTGCGTCAGCTTTCGACGTGAAAAATACGTCCCTCGTGGCGGACCCGATGGGGGGGATGGGGGGCACGGTGGCAGTGTGATCGTAGTTGCCGAAGCAGGGGTCGATAGTCTCCAGATGCTTGTGCATCGCAAGCATTGGCATGCCCGCAGTGGCACGCCTGGAGGCAGTAAGAATTGCCACGGTGCCAACGCCGACGATCTCACGATTCTTGTCCCGCCGGGGACGGTCGTGATCGACGCCGACCACGATTTTGTGCTCAAGGATCTGGAAGCTGCGGGGGAACAGGTGATTGCTGCCCGCGGTGGAAAGGGTGGCAAGGGGAACACACGATTCAAGTCCTCCACCAACCAAGTTCCCCGAGAGCACACCCGCGGTGGCCCTGGCGAAGGCCGCCGGATTACCTTCGAACTAAAAGTGATTGCCGACGTGGGGCTGCTGGGAAAGCCCAATGCCGGCAAAAGCACTCTGCTCAGCCGTGTCTCGCGTGCCCGACCTGAGATCGCCGACTATCCGTTCACGACCAAGATTCCGAACCTGGGAATCGTGCAAGTCGACATCGACCATGCCCTGGTGATGGCCGACATTCCCGGACTGATCGAGGGGGCCCACTCTGGTGCCGGCTTGGGCCACGAATTTCTCCGCCATGTGGAACGTACCCGAGTGTTGGTCCATCTTATCGAGCCGATGCCCATGGACGGGACCGACCCTATCGAAAACTACCATGCCATCCGCTCGGAAGTAGAGAAGTATGATATTGACCTGGCCAATCGCCCTGAGATCGTTGCTATCAGCAAGGCGGAACTACCGGGGGCTGAAGAAGTTCGCAGTGATTTAGAGCAGACGATCGGCAAGCCAGTGATGCTATTCTCCTCAGTCACTGGTCAAGGCTTGAGCGAATTGGTTCGCAAGGCGTATACCATTCTGGGGGAAACACGGCAAACCACATGA
- the nrfH gene encoding cytochrome c nitrite reductase small subunit → MASHLADTSSERKWATGWILPLLAALSLGIFGGLGVFTFGYGEGYAYLGNDPQSCANCHVMQESYDSWLKSSHHAVAGCNDCHTPHDNLLAKYWTKADNGFFHSLAFTTGEFKDPIQIKERNSNVVQAACLHCHTDLVNHMLPVEKGGDMLSCVHCHQSVGHAQSVAPRRYEGY, encoded by the coding sequence ATGGCAAGTCACCTTGCCGATACATCGAGCGAGCGGAAGTGGGCGACTGGCTGGATCCTGCCATTGTTGGCGGCCTTGTCTCTCGGCATCTTTGGCGGTTTGGGTGTCTTCACTTTCGGATACGGCGAGGGGTACGCGTACCTTGGCAACGACCCGCAGAGCTGTGCCAACTGCCACGTAATGCAGGAGTCGTATGACTCCTGGCTGAAGTCCAGTCATCATGCGGTCGCTGGTTGCAATGACTGTCACACGCCGCACGACAATCTGTTAGCCAAATACTGGACGAAAGCCGACAACGGTTTCTTTCATTCCCTGGCATTCACGACAGGGGAGTTTAAGGACCCGATTCAAATCAAAGAACGCAACAGCAACGTTGTTCAAGCGGCCTGCCTGCACTGTCACACGGATCTTGTGAATCACATGCTGCCAGTCGAAAAAGGTGGCGACATGCTCAGTTGCGTTCATTGTCACCAAAGTGTGGGTCACGCCCAATCCGTCGCTCCCAGGCGCTACGAAGGATATTGA
- a CDS encoding ammonia-forming cytochrome c nitrite reductase subunit c552, producing the protein MLLLTFLAAAIGTALVAWVLITMLARKQEARDPYVRVVDLNEISVDPEPWGRNWPHQFDGWKSTAGDKFYGGSSAMPQSKLEKQPWLKRLYAGYAFSIDYREARGHAYMLYDQGVTERVTKKPQAGACLHCHGSTSVLYRKVGLEALDKDSSDEALSAGFNMEAVQKGFEQLSTKSYEEVLAMLKQTPDGTPEENKPVFPQAPVGGFEGEFAGKPVPEDHPEIGEAHPVTCIDCHDPKTMEIRVTRPGFINGIRDLAEGDAPAPHLPSIDKWRNGNRDVPYDPNVHASRQEMRSFVCGQCHVEYYCANKMTLTFPWKNGLRMEDEERTWEETTFPDGSEFFDYVHGETGAKTYKVQHPEFELWSQGIHARSGVSCADCHMPYQRVGAAKLSSHNVRSPLLNINASCQNCHHQSEAELAGRIETIQERNQALLERAGAAMTEMVDAIKEAKAAGADEESLKDVYVLQRKAMWRLDYISSENSRGFHADQEAARILGESIDYSRQAQAAALRLRAPEAPSTEDLPVEEVQGVTKPKS; encoded by the coding sequence ATGCTTCTGCTCACGTTTCTTGCCGCCGCAATCGGAACCGCGCTCGTTGCATGGGTCTTAATTACAATGCTTGCCCGCAAGCAAGAAGCTCGCGATCCCTACGTGCGGGTCGTCGATCTCAATGAGATCTCGGTCGATCCCGAGCCTTGGGGACGCAACTGGCCTCATCAATTCGATGGCTGGAAGTCCACCGCCGGCGATAAGTTCTACGGCGGGTCGAGCGCGATGCCACAGTCGAAGTTGGAGAAGCAGCCCTGGCTCAAGCGGCTCTATGCCGGATACGCCTTCAGCATAGATTACCGCGAAGCCCGCGGCCACGCCTATATGCTCTACGACCAAGGTGTCACCGAGCGTGTCACAAAGAAGCCACAAGCGGGCGCATGTTTACATTGCCACGGATCGACGTCGGTTCTTTACCGCAAAGTGGGGCTCGAAGCACTGGACAAGGACAGCAGCGACGAAGCCTTGTCAGCTGGCTTCAATATGGAGGCGGTGCAGAAAGGCTTCGAGCAGCTCAGCACGAAATCCTACGAAGAGGTGCTCGCGATGCTCAAACAGACGCCGGACGGTACCCCGGAAGAAAACAAACCGGTCTTTCCGCAAGCGCCTGTAGGTGGGTTTGAAGGTGAGTTCGCCGGTAAGCCGGTTCCCGAAGACCACCCGGAGATTGGTGAGGCGCACCCGGTTACCTGTATCGATTGCCACGATCCCAAAACGATGGAGATCCGTGTAACCCGCCCCGGGTTCATCAACGGCATTCGTGACCTTGCCGAGGGAGACGCTCCGGCGCCTCACCTGCCAAGTATCGACAAGTGGCGCAACGGCAACCGCGATGTGCCCTACGATCCGAATGTGCACGCCAGCCGCCAGGAAATGCGGTCCTTCGTCTGCGGACAGTGCCACGTGGAATACTACTGTGCCAATAAGATGACGCTCACCTTCCCCTGGAAGAACGGTCTGCGAATGGAAGACGAAGAACGCACCTGGGAGGAAACCACGTTTCCCGATGGCAGTGAGTTCTTCGACTATGTGCATGGCGAGACCGGTGCGAAGACCTACAAGGTGCAGCATCCCGAGTTTGAGTTGTGGAGCCAGGGCATTCATGCCCGCAGCGGTGTTAGCTGCGCGGACTGCCATATGCCTTACCAGCGCGTGGGAGCAGCCAAGCTGAGCAGTCACAACGTGCGTTCCCCGCTGCTCAATATCAATGCTTCCTGTCAGAACTGCCACCACCAAAGCGAAGCCGAGTTGGCAGGACGCATCGAAACCATCCAGGAGCGGAATCAGGCTCTGCTAGAGCGAGCTGGCGCTGCCATGACCGAAATGGTCGACGCGATCAAGGAGGCCAAAGCGGCAGGTGCGGATGAGGAGTCGCTGAAGGATGTCTACGTCTTGCAGCGCAAGGCGATGTGGCGCCTTGACTACATTAGCAGCGAAAATTCGCGAGGGTTCCACGCCGACCAGGAAGCGGCACGGATCCTTGGTGAGTCAATTGATTACAGTCGCCAGGCACAAGCGGCTGCTCTGAGGCTGCGTGCACCTGAGGCACCGAGTACTGAAGATTTGCCCGTGGAAGAAGTGCAAGGAGTCACCAAGCCGAAGAGCTGA
- the floA gene encoding flotillin-like protein FloA (flotillin-like protein involved in membrane lipid rafts), with amino-acid sequence MTWHLPHLLPAPLAQILFALSPTVWLIIGFIGLVVFLVLFAIFARYARLWIQSISTGARVGIFDLLRMTFRKVNPTVILRSKIMATQAGITEEDGVTTKALESHYLSGGNVPLVIRAMIAARKAKIVDLDFKKATAIDLAGRNILEAVQTSVYPRVIDCPGRQSKRPTLDAIAKNGIQLKVKARVTVRANLNQLIGGAGEETIVARVGEGIVSAIGSADTHAHVLENPDRISKAVLARKLDSQTAFEIVSIDIADIDVGDNIGARLQADQAEADTRVARAAAEGRRAMAVSQEQENIAMIEENRAHLVESEAAVPKAMAEAFRNGRLGILDYYKLKNVQADTDMRESIAGVGSSRRE; translated from the coding sequence ATGACTTGGCATTTACCCCACCTTCTGCCTGCTCCGCTGGCCCAGATATTGTTTGCCCTGTCTCCGACAGTTTGGCTGATCATCGGCTTTATTGGGCTTGTGGTGTTCCTGGTGTTGTTTGCAATCTTCGCTCGCTATGCGCGGTTGTGGATTCAGTCGATCAGCACCGGCGCTCGAGTGGGTATCTTCGACTTATTGCGAATGACTTTTCGCAAAGTGAATCCTACTGTCATTTTGCGCAGCAAGATCATGGCCACCCAGGCGGGAATCACTGAGGAAGATGGCGTGACGACCAAAGCCCTTGAGTCGCACTACCTGTCGGGTGGCAACGTGCCGCTGGTGATTCGCGCGATGATCGCGGCTCGCAAGGCGAAAATTGTTGACCTCGATTTCAAGAAAGCCACGGCCATTGACCTGGCAGGCCGCAATATTCTCGAAGCGGTGCAGACTAGTGTCTATCCCCGCGTGATTGATTGCCCAGGTCGACAATCGAAGCGCCCTACGCTCGACGCCATCGCCAAGAACGGGATTCAACTCAAGGTTAAGGCACGTGTCACTGTGCGGGCAAATCTCAATCAATTGATTGGTGGCGCTGGCGAAGAGACTATCGTTGCGCGAGTTGGCGAGGGTATTGTTAGCGCTATCGGCTCGGCCGATACCCACGCCCATGTACTCGAAAATCCGGACCGCATTTCCAAGGCGGTGCTCGCCCGCAAGTTGGATTCACAAACGGCTTTCGAAATCGTGTCTATTGATATCGCAGATATCGATGTGGGTGATAACATTGGAGCCCGTTTACAAGCGGACCAGGCCGAGGCCGATACGCGTGTGGCTCGTGCTGCGGCAGAGGGTCGCCGAGCGATGGCGGTTTCGCAAGAGCAGGAAAACATCGCCATGATCGAAGAAAATCGGGCCCATTTGGTCGAGTCAGAAGCGGCAGTTCCTAAGGCAATGGCCGAGGCTTTCCGCAATGGCCGACTCGGTATACTGGACTACTACAAACTGAAGAATGTGCAAGCGGATACCGACATGCGGGAATCGATCGCCGGGGTTGGGTCCTCGCGTCGGGAATGA
- a CDS encoding NfeD family protein, whose product MTGLDPLTWAVILLLLGCALVVLEVFIPSGGILGLLSGFAVLASIVFAFRSDTTSGLLFILCALIAVPAMLGLAFKVWPYTPMGRAFLGELPSEEEVKPVDQRKELVGRMGIAKSLMLPSGVVLVDGKRLDAISQGDAIEAGESIVVAEVRGNRVVVRRADPDEASQVPQDQRDVLSRSLDEFGLEEIDDPEH is encoded by the coding sequence ATGACTGGATTGGATCCGCTTACCTGGGCCGTCATTCTCTTGTTGCTGGGGTGCGCGCTGGTCGTGCTGGAAGTGTTTATTCCCTCCGGAGGGATCTTGGGGCTGCTTTCTGGGTTTGCGGTCTTGGCAAGCATTGTGTTTGCGTTTCGGAGTGACACGACTTCGGGGCTGCTGTTTATTCTTTGTGCATTGATAGCTGTACCCGCGATGCTGGGGCTGGCATTTAAGGTGTGGCCCTACACACCAATGGGACGAGCCTTTTTGGGGGAGCTTCCCAGTGAGGAGGAAGTCAAACCAGTTGACCAACGTAAAGAATTGGTTGGTCGTATGGGAATTGCAAAATCGCTGATGCTTCCCTCTGGGGTGGTCTTGGTGGATGGGAAAAGGCTTGATGCCATTTCGCAGGGAGATGCCATTGAAGCAGGCGAGTCAATCGTGGTGGCCGAGGTACGAGGGAACCGCGTCGTGGTTCGTCGTGCCGATCCGGATGAAGCTTCGCAGGTTCCCCAGGATCAACGGGATGTATTATCGCGTTCGTTGGATGAATTTGGATTGGAGGAAATTGATGATCCTGAACACTGA
- a CDS encoding GTPase has translation MTRPVGDNQTCVSVLTPTGRGAVAVVAVKGPDAVTVVNSCFLAKNGRTLDQQPLNRIVYGHWGSIDGEDLVVCRRKEDVIEVHCHGGTQSVLAVVDRLVDMGCHEIEWKVWVTRQQHCPLVAEAQIAMAGATSIRTALILLDQFHGALRRETKEIHAAIQTGESSDAAIRIERLLARVPCGLHLTEPWQVVIAGRPNVGKSSLINALVGYRRAIVFDQPGTTRDVVSTTTVIDGWPVQLSDTAGLHSTTDTLEAAGIEQARSQLVRADMVIWVEDASTIDFQSLPTRTEILSQRAVELSLVLPSRQLLVLNKSDLAGHDVPPKLLATSTLTGQGIDQLLSAIVKQLVPEPPAPGAAVPFTTRQAGFLRAAATACEQGDAADALAPLNELLHPGLYSELDTKPI, from the coding sequence GTGACTCGCCCAGTTGGTGACAACCAAACGTGCGTCAGTGTGCTGACCCCCACCGGCCGCGGAGCCGTGGCCGTGGTAGCCGTGAAAGGTCCCGACGCTGTGACAGTCGTCAACAGTTGTTTCCTGGCAAAGAATGGTCGAACTTTAGATCAGCAACCTTTAAATCGCATTGTCTATGGTCACTGGGGCAGCATCGATGGAGAGGACTTGGTGGTCTGCCGCCGGAAAGAAGACGTGATCGAAGTGCATTGCCATGGTGGTACCCAATCCGTGTTGGCCGTAGTAGATCGGCTTGTTGATATGGGTTGCCATGAAATTGAATGGAAAGTATGGGTTACTCGTCAACAACATTGTCCACTCGTCGCCGAAGCACAGATCGCCATGGCCGGAGCAACCTCGATTCGCACCGCTCTGATTCTGCTGGATCAGTTTCACGGAGCCCTGCGCCGTGAAACTAAGGAAATCCATGCCGCAATCCAGACTGGAGAGTCTTCCGATGCCGCTATCCGCATCGAAAGACTCCTTGCCCGCGTACCTTGTGGATTACATTTGACCGAACCCTGGCAAGTCGTCATCGCCGGGAGGCCGAATGTCGGCAAGAGCAGCCTCATTAATGCGTTGGTCGGATACCGCCGCGCGATAGTCTTCGACCAGCCTGGAACCACCCGTGATGTAGTCAGTACGACCACCGTCATTGACGGTTGGCCCGTGCAACTGAGCGACACCGCCGGGCTACATTCTACGACCGATACCCTTGAAGCCGCCGGTATTGAGCAAGCCCGCAGTCAATTGGTACGTGCCGACATGGTTATTTGGGTTGAGGACGCTTCGACTATTGATTTCCAATCACTGCCGACCAGAACCGAGATCCTGAGCCAACGAGCGGTGGAACTAAGCCTCGTTCTTCCCAGCCGGCAACTCTTGGTACTCAATAAGTCGGATCTCGCAGGACACGATGTACCACCCAAGCTACTCGCTACCAGCACGCTAACGGGTCAGGGGATCGATCAGCTCCTATCGGCAATCGTTAAGCAGTTAGTTCCCGAGCCTCCCGCACCTGGGGCAGCGGTTCCGTTTACCACTAGGCAAGCAGGTTTCTTGCGAGCGGCGGCAACAGCTTGCGAGCAAGGAGACGCAGCAGATGCCTTAGCCCCGCTTAACGAGTTGCTTCATCCCGGATTGTACTCAGAATTAGATACAAAGCCGATCTAA